A single genomic interval of Labeo rohita strain BAU-BD-2019 chromosome 13, IGBB_LRoh.1.0, whole genome shotgun sequence harbors:
- the alox5a gene encoding polyunsaturated fatty acid 5-lipoxygenase — protein MPNYTVTVATGTQWFAGTDDYIYLTLVGSEGCSERTLLDKPLYNDFERGAVDSYDVNVGEDLGEIALVKIEKKKYWMHDDWYCKYVTVKTPYGDYIEFPCFRWLVDDKEVILRDGRARLPQHDKTGVAKQHRRKELEQRQKTYRWKEWHPGFPMSIDAKAHSELPRDIQFDSEKGVDFVLNYSKAIENLYVNQFMHMFQSSWGDFADFERIFVRIKNTISEYVMEHWKEDFMFGYQFLNGCNPVVIRKCTEIPDKFPVTQKIIEDSLERGLTLEQELKEGNIFIADYELLDGVTPNATDPCTLQYLAAPICLLYKNSQKKIMPIAIQLSQKPGEDNPIFLPSDDQNDWLLAKIWVRSSDFHVHQTVTHLLRTHLISEVFGIAMFRQLPAVHPVFKLLLPHIRFTIAINTKAREQLICECGLFDKANGTGGGGHVELVQRSMKTFTYSSLCFPEAIKERGMDSQEELPYYFYRDDGCSVWEVVKSFVTDVVDIYYDKDETVQEDEEIQAFVKDVCSFGMQDFDYCEFPKSLQTKEQLVEYLTIVIYTASAQHAAVNFGQYDWCSWIPNSPPTMRKPPPTKKGEVDLKYIVESLPDRGRSCWHLGAVWALSQFQENELFLGMYPDEHFIEKPVKEAMAKFRKKLAEVTKVIKNRNEGKKLPYYYLSPDRIPNSVAV, from the exons ATGCCTAACTACACAGTGACTGTCGCCACAGGCACTCAGTGGTTTGCTGGAACGGATGACTACATTTATCTGACCCTGGTGGGATCTGAGGGATGCAGTGAGAGAACCCTCCTGGATAAACCCCTCTATAATGACTTTGAGAGAGGAGCG GTGGACTCGTATGATGTTAATGTGGGAGAGGACCTGGGTGAAATCGCACTGGTGAAAATCGAAAAGAAGAAATACTGGATGCACGATGACTGGTACTGCAAATACGTCACGGTGAAGACACCCTATGGAGATTACATTGAGTTTCCTTGTTTTCGCTGGTTAGTTGATGACAAAGAAGTGATCCTCAGAGATGGCAGGG CTCGATTGCCACAGCATGACAAGACTGGAGTGGCGAAACAGCACAGGCGCAAAGAACTGGAACAAAGACAGAAGACATACAG ATGGAAGGAGTGGCACCCTGGCTTCCCTATGAGTATAGATGCCAAAGCTCACAGCGAGCTTCCACGAGACATTCAGTTTGACAGCGAGAAAGGAGTGGACTTTGTGCTCAACTACAGCAAAGC GATCGAAAATCTCTACGTAAACCAGTTCATGCACATGTTTCAGTCCTCATGGGGAGATTTTGCAGACTTTGAGCGTATATTTGTGAGAATTAAGAATACAATATCAG AATATGTGATGGAGCATTGGAAGGAAGACTTCATGTTCGGATACCAGTTCTTGAATGGCTGTAATCCAGTGGTCATCAGGAAATGCACAGAAATTCCTGACAAGTTTCCAGTCACACAAAAGATTATTGAGGACAGTCTGGAGAGGGGTCTCACACTGGAACAGGAGCTAAAG GAAGGAAACATCTTTATTGCTGACTATGAGTTATTAGATGGTGTTACTCCCAATGCCACAGACCCATGCACCCTTCAGTACTTGGCTGCACCCATCTGTCTCCTATATAAGAACAGTCAGAAGAAAATCATGCCAATCGCCATCCAG CTGAGTCAGAAACCAGGAGAGGATAACCCCATCTTCCTTCCGAGTGATGATCAGAACGACTGGTTGCTGGCCAAGATCTGGGTAAGATCTTCAGACTTCCACGTACACCAGACAGTCACACATCTTCTCAGGACACATCTGATATCTGAGGTCTTTGGCATAGCCATGTTCAGACAGCTGCCTGCAGTTCATCCTGTTTTTAAG CTGCTGTTACCTCACATTCGTTTTACCATCGCCATTAACACGAAGGCTCGTGAGCAGCTCATCTGTGAGTGTGGACTCTTTGACAAG GCTAATGGAACCGGTGGAGGTGGCCATGTAGAACTGGTCCAGAGGTCCATGAAGACCTTCACATACAGTTCCTTGTGTTTCCCAGAGGCTATAAAAGAACGAGGCATGGACAGCCAGGAGGAACTGCCCTACTACTTCTACAGAGATGATGGCTGCAGTGTCTGGGAGGTGGTGAAAAG TTTTGTGACAGATGTAGTGGACATCTACTATGACAAAGATGAAACAGTCCAGGAGGATGAAGAAATCCAGGCATTTGTAAAAGATGTTTGCAGCTTTGGAATGCAGGATTTTGACTACTGTG AGTTTCCCAAGAGTTTACAAACCAAAGAGCAGCTGGTGGAGTATCTAACCATCGTCATCTACACTGCTTCTGCACAACATGCTGCAGTAAACTTTGGACAG TATGACTGGTGTTCATGGATCCCAAATTCCCCTCCAACCATGCGGAAGCCTCCTCCTACAAAGAAGGGCGAGGTGGATTTGAAGTACATAGTGGAGAGTCTGCCTGATCGAGGACGCTCCTGCTGGCATCTGGGAGCTGTGTGGGCCCTCAGTCAGTTTCAAGAAAATGAG
- the slc25a16 gene encoding graves disease carrier protein — protein MTTEAVSSGTRAQIPAPVQKDYYYWLRSFAAGGVAGCCAKSTIAPLDRVKILLQAQNPHYKHLGVFATLKAVPKKEGFLGLYKGNGAMMIRIFPYGAIQFMAFDNYKKFLNTQLGISGHIHRLMAGSMAGMTAVICTYPLDVIRARLAFQVTGEHRYTGIRNAFQTIYLKEGGISGFYRGLTPTIIGMAPYAGFSFFTFGTLKTLGLTHFPELLGKPSLDNPDVLVLKTHVNLMCGGVAGAIAQTISYPLDVARRRMQLGASLPDFDKCCSLTKTLKYVYTQYGVKKGLYRGLSLNYIRCIPSQAVAFTTYEFMKQVLHLN, from the exons gtgTTGCAGGATGCTGTGCCAAGTCCACCATAGCGCCTCTCGATAGAGTAAAAATTTTACTACAAGCTCAAAATCCTCATTACAAACACCTTG gagtgTTTGCCACACTTAAGGCTGTGCCAAAAAAAGAGGGCTTCCTTGGACTATACAAAGGAAATGGAGCTATGATGATCAGGATTTTCCCATATGGAGCCATTCAGTTTATGGCTTTTGATAACTACAAAAAG TTCCTTAACACACAACTTGGAATATCTGGGCATATTCATCGGCTCATGGCAGGATCTATGGCAG GGATGACTGCAGTTATTTGTACCTATCCACTCGATGTTATCCGAGCCCGCTTGGCGTTTCAAGTGACAGGAGAACATCGCTACACTGGCATACGAAATGCGTTTCAGACTATTTACCTTAAG GAAGGAGGTATCTCTGGATTCTACCGTGGTTTGACCCCCACAATCATTGGCATGGCTCCATATGCAG gcttttcttttttcacattCGGTACATTGAAGACTCTGGGACTCACTCACTTTCCAGAGCTCCTAGGCAAGCCGTCTCTCGACAATCCTGATGTTCTAGTGCTGAAGACGCATGTCAATCTGATGTGTGGTGGAGTTGCTGGAGCGATTGCTCAAACTATAtc ATATCCACTAGATGTTGCCCGGAGGAGAATGCAGTTAGGTGCATCACTGCCTGATTTTGACAAATGTTG CAGCCTGACAAAAACTCTCAAGTATGTGTACACCCAGTATGGTGTTAAGAAAGGACTGTATCGGGGCCTGTCCCTCAACTACATCCGCTGTATACCGTCACAGGCCGTTGCCTTCACCACTTACGAGTTCATGAAGCAAGTTCTGCATCTAAACTAG